A single genomic interval of Cucumis sativus cultivar 9930 chromosome 7, Cucumber_9930_V3, whole genome shotgun sequence harbors:
- the LOC116405313 gene encoding uncharacterized protein LOC116405313, with protein MMTTNIAESMNSILKEPRDLPIASFLEHVRALLQRWFWERREEGIKVTSTLTKWAELVLQKKQERALTMKVNPIDCYQFHVKDLDKEEVINLHTQECTCKEFQAEQLPCAHAIAVARDRNINVYSLCANYYTNECLLAAYSEAVYPVGNQSEWKTTEEYVHMTVLPPKVVKRVGRPKKKRIPSVGEAPKLHKCGRCKETGHNRLTCTNPISYIQKSSIQD; from the coding sequence ATGATGACAACAAATATAGCAGAGTCCATGAATTCTATACTGAAAGAACCTAGAGATTTGCCTATTGCTTCATTCCTTGAACATGTTCGAGCTTTGCTACAACGTTGGTTTTGGGAGCGTCGAGAAGAAGGCATTAAAGTGACGTCTACATTGACTAAATGGGCAGAGTTAGttctacaaaagaaacaagaacgaGCTTTGACAATGAAAGTCAACCCAATTGATTGTTACCAATTCCATGTTAAAGATTTAGATAAAGAGGAGGTCATAAATCTTCATACTCAAGAGTGCACTTGTAAGGAGTTTCAAGCTGAGCAACTACCATGCGCACATGCCATTGCTGTTGCACGGGATCgcaatataaatgtttatagctTATGTGCTAACTATTACACTAATGAATGTTTGTTGGCAGCATATTCGGAGGCCGTCTACCCAGTTGGGAATCAGTCGGAATGGAAGACAACCGAAGAATATGTACATATGACTGTCTTACCTCCGAAAGTAGTCAAAAGAGTTGGTCGACCGAAGAAAAAGAGGATTCCAAGTGTCGGTGAAGCACCAAAATTGCATAAATGTGGTCGATGTAAAGAAACAGGCCACAATAGATTAACGTGTACCAATCCAATTTCATACATCCAGAAGTCGAGCATACAAGATTAG
- the LOC116405239 gene encoding uncharacterized protein LOC116405239, which produces MRLKDSNIFKIKKYVKVHSCSLDVLNRDHRQAKSWVVGELIKSKFKGVGRLYKPRDIIEDMRQDYGINMSYEKAWRARENAYERVRGCPEESYNLLLRYGEALKLANVGTIFHMELEDNRFFKYLFMAVGPCVRGFLNCIRPVIVMDGTFLKNKYRGQLIVAVCLDGNNQIYPLAFGVVDRETDASIQWFLEKLKGAIGEVPNLGFVTDRKTCFSKCIASVFPSAFHGLCVQHLTQNLNDKYKNDTIATLFYNASRTYVNQRSQKRGEVFLHFLMIQENI; this is translated from the coding sequence ATGAGATTGaaggattcaaatatatttaagattaaaaagtatgtCAAAGTTCATTCGTGTtctcttgacgttttgaaTCGTGACCATAGGCAAGCAAAATCTTGGGTTGTTGGAGAATTAATAAAGTCAAAGTTCAAGGGAGTCGGTCGTCTATACAAACCGCGTGATATCATAGAAGACATGAGGCAAGACTATGGCATAAATATGAGTTATGAAAAAGCATGGCGCGCTAGAGAAAATGCGTATGAACGAGTGCGCGGGTGTCCTGAAGAGTCATATAATCTATTGCTTAGATATGGTGAAGCTCTCAAACTTGCAAATGTAGGTACAATATTTCACATGGAACTTGAAGATAATCgtttcttcaaatatctttttatggcTGTTGGTCCATGTGTTCGAGGATTCTTAAACTGCATTAGACCGGTTATAGTCATGGATGGAACATTCCTTAAGAACAAATATCGGGGTCAGTTGATAGTTGCTGTTTGCTTGGAtggtaacaatcaaatttatcctCTTGCCTTTGGAGTGGTGGACAGAGAAACAGATGCTTCAATACAGTGGTTCttagagaaattgaaaggtGCAATAGGAGAGGTGCCTAATCTAGGCTTCGTGACAGAtcgaaaaacatgtttttctaaGTGTATTGCATCGGTTTTTCCCTCCGCATTCCATGGACTTTGTGTCCAACACttgactcaaaatttgaatgataaatacAAGAATGACACTATAGCTACTTTGTTTTACAATGCATCTAGAACATACGTGAATCAACGTTCTCAGAAGCGTGGAGAAGTATTCTTGCATTTCCTAATGATtcaggaaaatatttaa